Proteins encoded in a region of the Elizabethkingia bruuniana genome:
- a CDS encoding GreA/GreB family elongation factor codes for MSEHIIVTTGIYDVIKDQLRRKRVTPEQEIRLANELKTAKQVLRRDLPKEVVTVNRRVVIKDHTADTEKEYIFVPSTKAKPQKNKYSILSDIALATVGYKVGDIIEWPFVDGERKIEILKVEPFEN; via the coding sequence ATGTCAGAACATATTATTGTAACAACCGGAATATACGATGTAATCAAGGATCAATTAAGAAGAAAAAGAGTAACACCAGAGCAGGAGATAAGATTAGCAAATGAACTAAAAACCGCTAAACAAGTACTTAGAAGAGATCTCCCGAAGGAAGTTGTAACAGTTAACAGAAGAGTTGTTATAAAAGATCATACTGCAGATACAGAAAAAGAATACATTTTTGTGCCTTCCACAAAAGCGAAACCTCAAAAGAATAAATATTCTATACTTTCGGATATTGCTTTAGCTACAGTGGGGTATAAGGTAGGAGATATTATAGAATGGCCGTTTGTAGACGGTGAAAGGAAAATAGAAATTCTGAAAGTTGAACCTTTCGAAAACTAA
- a CDS encoding S9 family peptidase, translating into MKNIKKLINIALCSLFLSPLAAQKTQWTPDGNAYYSFTKNGIEVVDLVDPGKNQTFIGNSELIPSGKSAALNVQSFQVSPDGKSLLLFANTQKVWRDNTRGDYWIFDKNSKKLTQLGKGLPTASLMFAKFSPDGKKVAYVSKHNIYIEDLANNQLNKITNDGTDRMINGTFDWAYEEEFGTQDGFRWSPDASKIAYWKLNANGTKNFLMINNTDSLYSFTIPVEYPKVGENPSGCSIWFYDLATKSSKKANIAGDEVQHYIPRMEWVLDSKSVILQQLNRKQNQSKIIVADANSGVSKTIHTETDPAWIDIKSRWNDNDPSGWDWINNGKEFLWLSEKDGWRHIYKIDMIGKETLITKDGFDVIKPEFFDVPNKLIYFSASPANATQEYLYKVSMNGGKAERITPDAYPGSNKYTISPNGKLAIFNNSSVDARSAGAIISLPDHKELVAAKRTSKADPAKSKTEFFQITTQDGVTLDGWVVKPKNFDPNKKYPIVFMVYGEPGSQTVTDNFYTGWNGLYVGDMAADGYIYVSLENRGTPAPKGREWRKSVYRKIGQLNIRDQAMGAKALFAKWPYIDTSRVAVWGWSGGGSSTLNLLGQYPEIYQTGIAIAPVANQLFYDNIYQERYMGLPQENREDFVKGSPLAYAKNLKGNLLLVHGTGDDNVHYQNTEVYINELVKYNKQFQLMSYPNRTHSISEGEGTSLHLATMFTKYLKEHCPPGGR; encoded by the coding sequence ATGAAGAACATAAAAAAACTAATTAACATTGCATTATGTTCCTTGTTTCTGTCGCCTTTGGCTGCGCAGAAAACACAGTGGACACCTGATGGAAATGCTTACTATTCGTTTACCAAAAACGGAATTGAAGTTGTGGATTTAGTAGATCCCGGAAAAAATCAAACTTTTATAGGCAATAGTGAATTAATTCCTTCTGGAAAATCTGCAGCACTGAATGTACAGAGCTTTCAGGTTTCTCCTGACGGTAAAAGTTTATTACTTTTTGCCAATACTCAGAAAGTATGGCGGGATAATACACGTGGAGATTACTGGATTTTTGACAAAAATAGTAAAAAGCTTACCCAACTGGGGAAGGGCTTGCCAACAGCTTCATTAATGTTTGCTAAATTCTCTCCTGACGGGAAGAAGGTAGCCTATGTATCTAAACACAATATTTATATTGAAGATCTAGCTAATAATCAGTTAAATAAAATTACCAATGATGGTACTGACAGGATGATTAACGGGACTTTCGACTGGGCTTATGAAGAAGAATTCGGTACCCAGGACGGTTTCAGATGGTCTCCGGATGCAAGTAAAATCGCCTATTGGAAGCTAAATGCTAATGGTACCAAAAACTTTCTGATGATTAATAATACAGATAGTTTGTATTCGTTTACGATACCTGTAGAGTATCCAAAAGTAGGAGAGAATCCATCAGGCTGCAGTATATGGTTTTATGATCTGGCTACTAAATCATCAAAAAAAGCTAATATAGCAGGGGATGAAGTACAGCACTATATTCCGAGAATGGAGTGGGTATTGGATTCTAAGTCTGTTATACTACAACAGTTGAACAGGAAGCAGAATCAAAGTAAAATTATTGTTGCAGATGCCAATTCTGGTGTAAGTAAAACAATTCATACCGAAACAGATCCTGCCTGGATTGATATAAAGTCTCGTTGGAATGACAATGATCCTAGCGGCTGGGATTGGATTAATAATGGTAAAGAATTCTTATGGCTGTCTGAAAAAGACGGCTGGAGACATATTTATAAAATAGATATGATCGGAAAAGAAACACTAATTACTAAAGATGGCTTTGATGTTATAAAGCCTGAGTTTTTTGATGTTCCAAATAAGCTGATTTACTTCTCGGCTTCACCGGCTAATGCAACACAGGAATACCTGTACAAAGTAAGCATGAATGGTGGAAAAGCAGAAAGAATTACCCCGGATGCTTATCCCGGATCTAATAAATATACCATTTCACCTAACGGTAAACTGGCTATATTTAATAACAGCAGTGTAGATGCTCGTTCTGCAGGAGCAATAATATCTCTTCCGGATCATAAAGAGCTTGTTGCCGCTAAAAGAACAAGTAAGGCAGATCCTGCTAAATCTAAAACTGAGTTCTTCCAGATTACAACACAGGATGGTGTCACCTTAGACGGATGGGTGGTAAAGCCTAAAAATTTTGATCCAAATAAAAAATATCCAATCGTATTTATGGTATACGGAGAGCCTGGATCCCAGACTGTAACAGATAACTTCTATACAGGATGGAACGGGTTGTATGTTGGTGATATGGCAGCAGATGGTTATATATATGTTTCACTTGAAAACCGTGGTACACCAGCTCCGAAAGGACGTGAGTGGAGAAAATCTGTTTACCGTAAAATCGGGCAGCTTAATATTCGTGACCAGGCCATGGGCGCTAAAGCTTTATTTGCAAAATGGCCATATATAGATACTTCCAGAGTCGCTGTATGGGGCTGGAGTGGCGGTGGATCTTCCACGCTAAATCTTTTAGGGCAATATCCGGAAATTTACCAGACAGGTATTGCGATTGCACCTGTAGCCAATCAGTTATTCTATGATAATATTTATCAGGAAAGATATATGGGACTTCCACAGGAAAACAGAGAAGACTTTGTAAAAGGCTCTCCATTGGCCTATGCTAAAAATCTGAAAGGAAATCTTTTATTGGTTCATGGAACGGGTGATGACAATGTACATTATCAGAATACTGAAGTCTATATTAATGAGTTGGTAAAATACAATAAGCAATTCCAGTTGATGTCTTATCCTAACAGAACACACTCCATTAGCGAAGGAGAAGGAACATCACTTCACCTCGCAACGATGTTTACTAAATATCTAAAAGAACATTGTCCTCCGGGCGGAAGGTAA
- a CDS encoding SAM-dependent methyltransferase, producing the protein MLFLLPAYLSENTPVEHFGSAIKEYILQTDYFFVENEKTARKVIKFFAPEKKQSDLKLFLLDKYSETADLKEAQELMKKGQDFCLLSEAGLPCIADPGNIMVAWAHRNNIKVVPVNGPSSIILALISSGFNGQQFTFHGYLPIDKGEKRKQILHLESLVQKTGYTQIFMETPYRNNQLLEELTKTLNGKTLLSVAANINDPEGEFIKTQSINDWKNAKTDLHKIPAIFVLGK; encoded by the coding sequence ATGCTTTTCTTACTACCTGCATATCTTTCGGAAAATACACCTGTAGAACATTTTGGCTCAGCAATCAAAGAATATATCCTGCAAACCGATTATTTCTTTGTAGAAAATGAAAAAACAGCCCGTAAGGTCATTAAATTCTTTGCACCTGAAAAAAAGCAGTCTGACTTAAAACTGTTTTTACTTGATAAATACTCTGAAACTGCAGACCTAAAGGAAGCTCAGGAACTTATGAAGAAAGGACAGGACTTTTGCCTGTTATCTGAAGCTGGTTTGCCTTGCATTGCGGATCCCGGAAATATAATGGTAGCATGGGCACATCGTAATAATATAAAAGTAGTCCCTGTAAACGGGCCAAGTTCTATTATACTAGCCTTAATTTCTAGTGGATTTAATGGACAGCAATTTACTTTCCATGGTTATTTACCTATAGATAAAGGAGAGAAAAGAAAGCAAATCCTTCATTTGGAATCACTTGTTCAGAAGACAGGTTATACTCAGATTTTCATGGAAACTCCATACCGTAACAACCAGCTACTAGAAGAACTTACCAAAACTCTAAATGGTAAAACACTACTTTCTGTAGCTGCCAATATTAATGACCCGGAAGGAGAGTTTATTAAAACCCAGAGTATTAACGATTGGAAAAACGCTAAAACCGATCTGCATAAGATTCCCGCTATTTTTGTTTTAGGAAAATAG
- the dnaA gene encoding chromosomal replication initiator protein DnaA, with amino-acid sequence MEQNITLIWDNCLSFMRDNLNSIEEKEGVNKLDDSFDLLFSKVKPVSLLEKNLTLQVPSDFYREYIEDNYLSLLSAALKKNIGKGVKLWYSVMENKPVGKVPPVTIQMKGQSIQTPRPQEVRNPAYAQNVVNPFVVPGIKKVNIDSQLNPSLSFDNFIEGESNKFASTVARTIAKRPGATSFNPLFLHGGVGVGKTHIAHAIGLEVKNLYPEKVVLYVSSEKFIQQFVSAAKAQNKTDFANFYQMIDVWIIDDVQFLSSKVATQDMFFHIFDHLHQNGKQIILTSDKAPADIQDIQERIVSRFKWGLSAEIKSPDYDTRKKIVVNKLHRDGIVLDNELIDYLATEVNSNVRELIGIINSVIAHSMIVKSELTIGLLKDTISKIAANQKKTINIAYIQDVVCKYFGLQKDRLLSKTRKREVALPRQLAMYFAKEYTNATFTKIGEEMGGKDHSTVMYACDTIRDVAKVDKEMKKFIKEIKDKIFE; translated from the coding sequence ATGGAGCAGAACATTACTTTGATTTGGGACAATTGCCTCAGCTTTATGAGGGATAATCTCAATTCTATTGAGGAAAAAGAAGGTGTTAATAAATTAGACGATTCCTTCGATTTACTCTTTTCAAAAGTAAAGCCTGTTTCTTTATTAGAAAAGAACCTTACATTACAGGTTCCAAGTGATTTCTATCGTGAATATATTGAAGATAATTACCTATCTCTTCTTTCAGCAGCTTTAAAGAAAAACATCGGTAAAGGTGTAAAGCTTTGGTATTCTGTAATGGAGAACAAACCGGTAGGAAAAGTTCCGCCAGTAACTATACAGATGAAAGGTCAGTCTATCCAGACACCAAGGCCTCAGGAAGTAAGAAACCCTGCTTACGCTCAGAATGTAGTAAATCCATTTGTAGTTCCGGGAATTAAGAAAGTTAATATAGACAGCCAGCTGAATCCTTCATTATCTTTTGATAACTTTATAGAAGGAGAGAGCAATAAATTCGCTTCTACAGTAGCAAGAACTATTGCTAAAAGACCAGGAGCAACATCCTTTAACCCTTTATTCCTTCACGGTGGTGTTGGGGTAGGAAAAACCCACATTGCACATGCAATCGGACTGGAGGTTAAGAATCTTTATCCGGAAAAAGTGGTACTATATGTATCTTCCGAAAAGTTTATTCAGCAGTTCGTATCCGCAGCAAAAGCTCAGAACAAAACAGACTTTGCCAACTTCTATCAGATGATAGATGTATGGATTATCGACGATGTTCAGTTCTTATCAAGCAAAGTTGCAACACAGGATATGTTCTTCCATATTTTCGATCATCTTCACCAAAATGGTAAGCAGATTATCCTAACATCGGATAAAGCACCTGCTGACATTCAGGATATTCAGGAAAGAATTGTTTCCCGATTCAAGTGGGGATTATCTGCAGAGATCAAATCGCCGGATTACGATACCAGAAAGAAAATCGTTGTAAACAAATTACACCGTGATGGTATTGTACTGGACAATGAGCTTATAGACTACCTTGCAACAGAAGTTAATTCTAATGTAAGAGAGCTTATTGGTATTATCAATTCGGTTATAGCACACTCAATGATTGTTAAGTCTGAACTGACAATCGGATTGTTGAAAGATACAATTAGTAAGATTGCTGCTAATCAGAAAAAGACAATAAATATCGCTTATATTCAGGATGTAGTATGTAAATATTTTGGTCTTCAAAAAGACAGACTACTATCCAAAACCAGAAAACGTGAGGTAGCATTACCTCGTCAGCTGGCTATGTATTTTGCTAAAGAATATACCAATGCTACTTTTACAAAGATCGGTGAAGAGATGGGTGGCAAAGACCATTCAACTGTAATGTATGCTTGTGATACAATCCGTGACGTTGCAAAAGTGGATAAGGAAATGAAGAAATTCATTAAAGAAATCAAGGATAAGATATTTGAATAA
- a CDS encoding aminopeptidase P family protein, with amino-acid sequence MFSSQTYQDRRAVLKDNVANGILLFLGNIENPVNFEHNPYYFRQDSTFLYYFGIQEPRIAAIIDIDENKTIIFGDELSIDDIVWMGRQETLKEKSLKAGVQETLPYAELYKYIRKIQSAGRKVHYLPPYQPSNKILLGDLLETKITELQPSVEFIKAIVKQRSIKEAQEIVQIEKAINVSNEMHLLAMRIARPGVKEYQIANAIQHLAADKECQMSYPPIVTINGGILHNHYRLNTLKSGDLFLNDSGAETAMGYAGDLTRTFPVDNTFTTKQKEMYEIVLNAFNNAQQLLKPGVKFKDIHLRASQYLVEGLIDLGLMKGNPEEAVKNHAYTLFFQCGLGHMMGLDVHDMEDLGEQYIGYTEEEPKDTKTFGLKSLRLGKTLEAGFVLTVEPGIYIIPELIDIWQSENKNAEFINYDKVNEYRNFGGVRVEDDFLITNDGYRLLGNGLINTVDEIESYRTQHLA; translated from the coding sequence ATGTTTTCATCACAAACTTATCAAGATAGGAGAGCCGTATTAAAGGACAATGTGGCTAATGGAATTTTACTATTCCTGGGAAATATAGAAAACCCGGTAAATTTTGAACACAATCCGTATTATTTCCGCCAGGACAGTACATTTTTATATTACTTCGGAATTCAGGAACCAAGAATTGCAGCCATTATTGATATAGACGAAAATAAAACTATTATCTTCGGAGATGAGCTTAGTATAGATGATATTGTCTGGATGGGCAGACAGGAAACATTGAAGGAGAAAAGTCTAAAAGCGGGTGTACAGGAAACTTTACCATATGCAGAACTTTATAAATATATTCGGAAAATCCAATCAGCAGGACGAAAAGTACATTATCTTCCTCCATATCAGCCTTCCAATAAGATTTTGCTGGGAGATCTTCTTGAAACCAAAATCACAGAATTACAGCCATCTGTTGAATTTATTAAAGCAATTGTAAAACAACGCTCTATAAAAGAGGCACAAGAGATTGTACAAATAGAAAAAGCGATAAATGTATCCAATGAAATGCATTTACTGGCTATGCGTATTGCCAGACCAGGGGTTAAAGAATATCAGATTGCCAATGCAATCCAACATCTTGCAGCAGATAAAGAATGTCAGATGTCTTATCCCCCAATTGTAACGATTAACGGAGGTATCCTCCACAACCATTACCGACTGAATACGCTAAAAAGTGGTGATCTTTTCCTGAATGACTCCGGAGCAGAAACAGCAATGGGGTATGCGGGTGATCTTACAAGAACTTTTCCTGTAGACAATACTTTTACAACTAAACAGAAAGAGATGTATGAAATAGTTCTGAATGCTTTTAATAATGCACAGCAATTATTAAAACCCGGAGTTAAATTTAAAGATATTCACCTGAGAGCTTCACAATACCTGGTAGAAGGACTTATAGATTTAGGATTAATGAAAGGCAATCCGGAAGAAGCTGTAAAAAACCATGCTTATACTTTATTCTTTCAATGCGGATTAGGGCACATGATGGGACTTGATGTACACGATATGGAAGATTTGGGTGAACAATATATAGGTTATACAGAAGAAGAACCAAAAGATACAAAGACATTCGGGCTTAAATCTTTACGTTTAGGTAAAACTCTGGAAGCCGGATTCGTATTAACAGTTGAACCTGGTATCTATATTATACCAGAATTAATCGATATATGGCAGTCTGAAAACAAAAATGCTGAATTTATTAATTACGATAAAGTAAATGAATACCGAAACTTTGGCGGTGTACGTGTTGAGGATGACTTCTTAATTACCAACGATGGATACCGACTTTTAGGAAACGGCCTCATTAATACTGTAGATGAAATTGAAAGCTACAGAACCCAACATTTAGCTTAA
- a CDS encoding AI-2E family transporter has translation MKAFLSWPFYLKLASVLISIMILGYLAIQGQDLIIPMIMGLLFAILLVPVCNFLEKKLRFNRSISAIVVSVLGLALIGLILYLIGVQTTSFSEDWPAFQKQITVAFDSIQDWIAHKFGVQKHKQLTYINDLAQKSLSTGTVIVEKMLKSITYILMLIGLTFLFTLFILIYRRQMVRFIIMCFADKHKAVVMDVVNSIQYMVKKYLIGLIIQMVLVTILSFIAYTIIGIKYNFLLAIITGIFNVLPYLGILIATVLGIFVTFATSSAANVLWVLVGMVAVHAVDGNIIMPKIVGSQVKLNSLIVIIGLIVGESIWGVMGMFLTIPIMAIAKIIFDRVEDLKPWGYLMGDDDDAKEYGKEELLPIEEDETEMEIEK, from the coding sequence ATGAAGGCATTTTTATCATGGCCGTTTTATCTAAAACTGGCTTCAGTACTTATTAGCATAATGATCTTGGGGTACCTGGCTATTCAGGGGCAAGATTTAATCATTCCTATGATTATGGGATTGTTATTTGCAATATTACTTGTACCTGTATGCAACTTTCTGGAGAAAAAACTACGATTTAACCGTTCTATATCCGCCATTGTAGTAAGTGTATTAGGATTAGCCCTGATAGGACTTATACTATATCTTATAGGTGTACAAACTACTAGTTTTTCAGAGGATTGGCCTGCTTTTCAGAAACAGATTACGGTAGCTTTTGATAGTATCCAGGATTGGATTGCTCATAAATTTGGAGTACAAAAGCACAAGCAGCTTACATATATCAATGATCTTGCACAAAAATCATTAAGTACCGGGACAGTTATTGTTGAAAAAATGCTAAAGTCAATCACCTATATTCTGATGTTGATTGGTCTTACATTCTTGTTTACTTTATTTATTCTGATATACCGGAGACAAATGGTCCGCTTTATCATTATGTGTTTTGCAGACAAGCACAAAGCTGTAGTAATGGATGTTGTAAACAGTATCCAGTATATGGTGAAAAAATACCTGATAGGCCTTATTATACAAATGGTTCTGGTAACTATTTTATCTTTTATAGCTTATACTATTATCGGAATAAAGTATAATTTTCTTTTGGCTATTATCACCGGAATATTCAATGTATTACCATATCTGGGGATTTTGATAGCTACTGTACTAGGTATTTTCGTGACTTTTGCAACTTCCTCAGCTGCCAATGTATTATGGGTTTTAGTAGGTATGGTTGCCGTACATGCAGTAGACGGAAACATTATCATGCCTAAAATTGTAGGATCACAGGTTAAGCTAAATTCACTTATTGTAATTATTGGACTCATAGTAGGGGAAAGCATATGGGGCGTTATGGGAATGTTCCTAACAATTCCGATTATGGCGATTGCAAAAATTATTTTCGACAGAGTAGAGGACCTGAAACCTTGGGGCTATCTAATGGGGGATGATGACGATGCAAAAGAATATGGAAAAGAAGAGCTTTTGCCAATTGAAGAAGATGAGACAGAAATGGAAATAGAAAAATAA
- a CDS encoding low molecular weight protein-tyrosine-phosphatase has translation MKILMVCLGNICRSPLAEGILKSKLPDHYIVDSAGTIAMHEGNHPDKRSVKTAALHNIDISKQRSRLIQPKDLESFDRIYCMDRNNLKDVSSMAKNEEQRQKISLILDVLHDNNKTEVPDPYWGNQQDFEDVFQLLNKACDIIKSQLSE, from the coding sequence ATGAAAATTCTAATGGTCTGCCTGGGCAATATTTGCCGGTCTCCTTTAGCTGAAGGAATTCTAAAATCTAAACTTCCGGATCATTATATAGTAGACAGCGCCGGAACAATAGCTATGCATGAAGGCAATCATCCTGATAAACGTTCTGTGAAAACTGCGGCTTTACACAATATAGATATTTCCAAACAGCGTTCCCGTCTCATTCAGCCCAAAGATTTAGAGTCTTTTGATAGAATATATTGTATGGACCGTAATAATCTAAAAGACGTATCTTCCATGGCTAAAAATGAAGAGCAAAGACAAAAAATATCTTTGATACTCGATGTTCTTCATGATAACAACAAAACCGAAGTTCCCGATCCATATTGGGGAAATCAGCAGGATTTTGAAGATGTATTTCAGTTACTGAACAAAGCCTGTGATATTATAAAATCTCAACTCTCAGAATAA
- a CDS encoding GLPGLI family protein, translating into MSRIFLLVASFLFYNSLYSQKQIHIKYLNVRSVIANVYEELYTNGIDVISIQDGKIISTSPNNTNLKKRGHDVYFISKLNNENSSRKIQFTGFIGYQSDKEFFVNDSVPAFKWVIDESSKKKVLGYNCIKATTVFRGSKITAYFTRSIPYSIGPFKFFGLPGAILDVRENNKSYDIWKAIEVNLDDKTKVNYHPRFPDYKNVDIRTYIELKDADRKYFFNATTKNLPAGVKVDAIPERLGIEKIFEWEK; encoded by the coding sequence ATGAGTAGAATTTTTCTTTTAGTAGCTTCATTTCTATTTTATAACTCTTTATATTCACAGAAACAGATACATATAAAATATTTAAATGTCAGGTCTGTAATTGCTAACGTATATGAAGAGCTTTATACTAACGGTATTGATGTAATTTCAATACAAGATGGTAAAATAATTTCAACAAGTCCGAATAATACAAACTTAAAAAAAAGGGGACATGATGTTTATTTTATTTCAAAACTTAATAATGAAAATTCCAGTAGAAAAATCCAATTTACAGGTTTTATTGGATACCAATCTGATAAAGAATTTTTTGTAAATGATAGTGTACCAGCATTTAAATGGGTGATAGATGAAAGTTCTAAAAAGAAAGTATTGGGTTACAACTGTATAAAAGCAACCACTGTATTTAGAGGTTCTAAAATTACTGCTTATTTTACTCGTAGTATTCCTTACTCAATAGGTCCATTTAAATTTTTTGGTCTTCCTGGGGCTATTTTAGATGTTAGGGAAAATAATAAATCTTATGATATTTGGAAAGCTATAGAGGTTAATTTAGATGATAAAACAAAGGTTAATTATCATCCAAGATTTCCAGACTATAAAAATGTAGATATCAGAACCTATATTGAGTTGAAAGATGCAGATAGAAAGTATTTTTTCAATGCCACTACTAAAAATTTACCCGCTGGAGTTAAAGTTGATGCTATACCTGAAAGGTTAGGTATCGAAAAAATATTTGAATGGGAAAAATAA
- the fsa gene encoding fructose-6-phosphate aldolase, protein MKFFIDTANLEQIKEAQDLGILDGVTTNPSLMAKEGISGAEAIKQHYKTICEIVDGDISAEVLSTTYEEMIKEGEELAAIHPNIVVKIPMIKDGVKALKYFSDKGIKTNCTLIFSAGQALLAAKAGATYVSPFLGRLDDISTDGLNLIEEIRTIYNNYMYDTEILAASIRSPMHIINCAKIGADVITSPLSSILSLLKHPLTDLGLAQFVADAKKLG, encoded by the coding sequence ATGAAATTTTTTATCGACACAGCCAACTTAGAGCAGATTAAAGAAGCACAAGATTTAGGAATTCTTGATGGTGTAACGACTAACCCGTCTTTGATGGCGAAGGAAGGTATTAGCGGAGCTGAGGCTATTAAGCAGCATTATAAAACAATCTGTGAGATTGTAGATGGTGATATTTCTGCTGAAGTTCTTTCTACTACTTATGAGGAAATGATTAAAGAAGGAGAAGAATTAGCTGCGATCCACCCAAATATCGTAGTAAAGATTCCTATGATTAAAGATGGTGTAAAGGCGTTGAAATATTTTTCTGATAAAGGAATTAAAACGAACTGTACATTAATTTTCTCTGCAGGACAGGCGCTTTTAGCTGCTAAAGCTGGAGCTACTTATGTTTCTCCTTTCTTAGGACGTCTTGATGATATTTCTACTGACGGTCTTAATCTGATAGAGGAAATCAGAACAATCTATAACAACTATATGTACGATACTGAGATTTTAGCGGCGTCTATCCGTAGTCCTATGCACATTATTAACTGTGCTAAGATTGGTGCGGATGTCATTACATCTCCGTTATCTTCTATCCTAAGTTTGTTAAAGCACCCATTAACAGATCTTGGTTTAGCTCAGTTTGTTGCTGATGCTAAAAAACTTGGATAG
- a CDS encoding acyl-CoA thioesterase, which translates to MISTTCRLRVRYAETDPMKYVYYGNYATYFEVARVELFRGIGMSYDEIEKRGIWLPVSEYNIKYLKPALYDQELRIEVKVKERPGVRIIFDYEIYNEEGEKLTEASTTLFFLDAKKNKVVKCPDWLMELIDKHF; encoded by the coding sequence ATGATTAGTACAACTTGCAGATTAAGAGTTAGATACGCTGAAACTGACCCCATGAAATATGTATACTATGGTAATTATGCTACCTATTTTGAGGTGGCTCGTGTGGAACTTTTTCGGGGTATTGGAATGTCATATGATGAGATTGAAAAACGAGGAATTTGGCTTCCTGTTTCAGAGTATAATATTAAATATCTGAAGCCAGCTCTTTATGATCAGGAACTTAGGATTGAAGTAAAGGTAAAAGAGCGCCCGGGAGTGAGGATTATTTTCGATTATGAAATATATAATGAAGAGGGTGAAAAGTTGACAGAGGCATCCACTACTCTTTTCTTTTTGGATGCAAAAAAAAATAAAGTTGTAAAGTGTCCGGACTGGTTAATGGAACTTATAGATAAACACTTTTAG
- the pepE gene encoding dipeptidase PepE yields MNILLASTSTLFGGQYLEYIREEIIKLFNGADEIIFVPFARPGGISHDEYTDKARSFFSTINIKVKGLHEFDNPIEALNEAKGYFTGGGNTFLLVKTLHEQGLLSVLKQNVESGKPYMGASAGSNIGGLNMRTTNDMPIVYPPSFECMGLVPFNLNPHYLDPNPELHHNGETRETRILEFLTQNETPVVGLREGNWIRRIGDKITTEGSELTRIFERGKEPYEIEAGSELKF; encoded by the coding sequence ATGAACATACTCTTAGCGTCCACTTCTACATTATTTGGCGGACAATATTTAGAATACATTCGGGAAGAAATTATAAAACTATTCAACGGAGCAGACGAAATTATCTTTGTACCATTCGCCCGCCCGGGAGGCATCTCTCACGATGAGTATACAGATAAAGCAAGAAGTTTTTTTTCTACAATCAATATAAAGGTAAAAGGATTACATGAATTCGATAATCCTATAGAAGCATTAAACGAAGCTAAAGGTTACTTTACTGGAGGTGGTAATACTTTCCTTTTGGTAAAGACCTTACATGAACAGGGATTACTTTCTGTACTGAAACAAAACGTAGAAAGTGGTAAGCCTTATATGGGAGCGAGTGCCGGATCTAATATCGGAGGACTTAATATGAGAACGACCAATGATATGCCTATTGTATATCCGCCAAGTTTTGAATGTATGGGCTTAGTACCTTTTAATCTGAATCCGCATTATCTTGATCCTAATCCGGAATTACACCATAATGGTGAAACCAGAGAAACCCGTATTCTGGAATTCTTAACCCAGAATGAAACTCCGGTTGTAGGATTGCGTGAAGGAAACTGGATCCGAAGAATTGGTGATAAAATAACAACTGAAGGTTCCGAACTAACCAGAATTTTTGAAAGGGGTAAAGAACCTTATGAAATAGAAGCCGGGAGCGAACTGAAATTTTAA